Proteins from one Leptonema illini DSM 21528 genomic window:
- a CDS encoding SMP-30/gluconolactonase/LRE family protein, whose translation MKYTRITPIIVLTFALNCNSDKIKIGPAFELGETPDSIETVKATADPFYKGLTAVATDLPGHDDVIFDDAQNAYASAMDGWIWKIDLNAGTAEQWVRPPVNPAGMRFASAQKDSILVCASRLGGESYTEDQPVGLYEVQTEDGSIRPLVTRLPIVSSEPLEHVYSPTERPQMALDALNQTNSRPFALCNDMAVSADGLRVYITEPFERPDAAMGSGAVPEAIGLFPHGRLWMLDRKKETISLILTGFTFVDGILVEQAMNGPEESVIFSETTKFRLIRAFIDGQEAGTSQVLFADLPGLADGLDRDEQGRIWVGILKRRSALINFVHRHPGLKPVLLAIPQSILPVSADTGILVLDEKAERPLYYLMHDGSKIRDISVAVPHAGRVYLPSFDKKSRGLLSVSIADLPIPGY comes from the coding sequence ATGAAGTACACCAGAATCACGCCTATCATCGTGTTGACGTTCGCGTTGAATTGCAACTCCGACAAAATCAAGATCGGCCCCGCCTTTGAGCTGGGCGAAACGCCCGACTCCATCGAAACCGTAAAGGCCACCGCAGATCCTTTCTATAAGGGCCTGACGGCCGTAGCGACGGATCTTCCCGGGCATGATGACGTCATCTTCGACGATGCGCAGAATGCCTATGCCTCCGCTATGGACGGATGGATCTGGAAGATAGACCTGAATGCAGGCACCGCTGAGCAGTGGGTCCGACCACCGGTTAATCCTGCGGGTATGCGTTTTGCCAGCGCGCAGAAAGACTCCATCCTGGTCTGTGCATCCCGCCTGGGCGGAGAGAGTTATACAGAGGATCAGCCAGTGGGTCTTTACGAGGTGCAGACAGAGGATGGTAGCATCCGCCCGCTGGTTACACGATTACCGATTGTGAGTAGCGAACCTCTGGAGCACGTCTACAGCCCGACCGAACGCCCGCAGATGGCTCTTGATGCCCTCAATCAAACGAACTCTCGCCCCTTTGCGCTGTGTAACGATATGGCCGTGTCTGCTGACGGGCTGCGGGTGTACATCACTGAGCCCTTTGAACGTCCCGATGCTGCGATGGGATCAGGCGCCGTTCCCGAAGCGATCGGGCTCTTTCCTCACGGTCGGTTGTGGATGCTCGATCGAAAAAAAGAGACCATCTCGCTTATACTTACGGGCTTCACCTTCGTTGACGGAATCCTTGTTGAGCAGGCCATGAATGGGCCTGAAGAATCCGTTATCTTCAGTGAAACGACAAAGTTCAGATTGATCCGGGCTTTTATCGACGGGCAGGAGGCCGGCACATCGCAGGTGCTTTTTGCCGATCTTCCGGGGCTTGCAGACGGGCTTGATCGCGATGAACAGGGACGTATCTGGGTGGGCATCCTCAAGAGAAGATCCGCTCTGATCAATTTCGTACATCGCCATCCCGGTCTGAAGCCGGTGCTGCTCGCGATTCCCCAATCTATCCTGCCCGTTTCCGCTGACACAGGCATACTCGTTCTCGATGAAAAAGCGGAACGCCCTCTGTACTATCTCATGCACGACGGAAGCAAGATACGCGACATATCGGTCGCCGTACCTCATGCCGGACGGGTTTATCTGCCTTCTTTCGATAAAAAGTCGCGCGGGCTGCTCTCGGTCAGTATCGCAGACCTGCCGATTCCCGGGTACTAA
- a CDS encoding helix-turn-helix domain-containing protein gives MARLHIEKDRAIYIGPLAQNTPHRHFAVQWSLALHGDETLSLRTQAGTTTAKSAVILPGVEHDLQCSRALTLLVHPLSELGRCLQNEPITSQREDAIRAIREAAEAGNIPLLMEELQDLTCAIPHATIDGRIEQTLHRLHGQPVLSADDAAGAVGLSTGRFLHLFKEETGMPYRRMLLWNRLMIFFAHIKTGADITTAALDAGFADSAHLSRSVRQAFGLTAREIAAALRGI, from the coding sequence ATGGCCCGGCTTCATATCGAGAAAGACCGTGCGATCTACATCGGCCCTCTGGCACAGAATACGCCGCACCGTCACTTTGCCGTACAGTGGTCCCTGGCTTTGCATGGCGATGAGACGCTGAGCCTGCGCACGCAGGCCGGGACGACGACTGCGAAAAGCGCCGTCATCCTGCCCGGCGTCGAGCACGATCTGCAATGCAGCCGGGCACTGACGCTTCTTGTTCATCCGCTTTCAGAGCTCGGACGCTGCCTGCAGAACGAACCCATCACGTCGCAACGCGAGGATGCTATCAGGGCCATCAGGGAGGCAGCGGAGGCAGGCAATATACCCCTGTTAATGGAAGAATTACAGGACCTCACGTGTGCAATCCCACATGCTACGATCGACGGGCGCATAGAACAGACACTGCATCGCCTGCACGGGCAGCCCGTTCTGTCGGCAGACGATGCAGCCGGCGCCGTCGGGCTATCCACTGGCCGCTTCTTGCATCTATTTAAAGAAGAAACCGGGATGCCTTACCGCCGCATGCTGCTCTGGAACAGGCTGATGATCTTCTTCGCACATATAAAAACGGGAGCCGACATCACAACGGCCGCTCTCGATGCCGGATTCGCCGACAGCGCCCATCTGAGCCGCAGCGTCCGGCAGGCCTTCGGACTGACGGCCCGTGAGATAGCAGCCGCTTTAAGAGGCATATAG
- a CDS encoding helix-turn-helix transcriptional regulator, producing MQTPGGILYVWTSRALFATDAMVTELHEHYAATLAIGLDGPIPIETAAGLEEYRVALLGPNTFHRTINPGSRMVALVIDPETYEYASIARTGEYGKIRRLPEDAFLPLLDQLELLSEGALDEQDAWTLHIDMLQAAHPFRERSTVIDERIRRIAERIRKELPDSIRMKEIGKDFSISEDRLIRLFKQNLGIPLRRYLLWVRLLEASRHLKEGWNLTDAAHSAGFADSAHFTRTFKENFGFVPSFFFGQNSGVDVRFCETEN from the coding sequence ATGCAGACGCCAGGTGGTATTCTTTATGTCTGGACAAGTCGGGCTCTCTTCGCTACAGATGCGATGGTCACCGAACTTCACGAACACTATGCAGCGACGCTTGCCATCGGTCTTGATGGTCCGATCCCTATCGAAACAGCAGCAGGTCTTGAAGAATACAGAGTAGCGCTTCTTGGTCCCAATACGTTTCATCGTACGATCAACCCTGGATCGCGAATGGTCGCTCTCGTCATCGATCCCGAGACCTATGAATACGCCTCCATCGCCCGTACCGGTGAGTATGGAAAGATTCGGCGACTGCCCGAAGACGCTTTTCTACCGCTTCTTGATCAACTGGAACTTCTCTCCGAAGGTGCGCTTGATGAACAGGATGCGTGGACGCTTCACATCGATATGCTCCAGGCGGCACATCCGTTCAGAGAACGATCCACGGTCATCGATGAACGCATTCGAAGAATAGCGGAACGCATACGCAAGGAACTTCCCGACAGTATTCGCATGAAAGAGATCGGAAAGGACTTTTCTATTTCTGAAGACAGACTCATCCGACTTTTCAAACAGAACCTCGGCATTCCGTTACGCCGCTATCTTCTCTGGGTGCGCTTGCTTGAAGCCAGTCGACATCTGAAAGAAGGCTGGAACCTCACCGATGCAGCTCATTCCGCGGGATTTGCAGACTCCGCTCATTTTACACGCACCTTCAAAGAGAACTTCGGCTTTGTTCCCTCCTTCTTCTTCGGGCAGAATAGCGGCGTCGATGTTCGCTTCTGTGAAACAGAAAATTGA
- a CDS encoding VOC family protein, with the protein MITVIGLLALFIVWGVVSARREYYARTDDQHIFQNVTIAAVHPAALASFYIEALGCEIIPADGGFELPGESSAIVLRLPGYRQGPTLRIIPCSTSPLCGPLEVNDRGYAHLCFETNDVPGLVQKAVEAGGTISSTFDRIEKSLSVYTKDPEGNTIEVHIPLPAPFNPYTFYRALKSVWQIKRRRSDPQRSKVRFIHVNIISEDWKETAEFYRKTIHARPTGMKRDYKGLFIEQMVGIKGVTVKGRHIALPGYRNGGPTFELFTYNKPANQGPPGLADRGIIATGFLVHDLMQTVTAIETAGGQIIRRPENGMAVVTDRDRNIIQLVQR; encoded by the coding sequence ATGATTACAGTCATCGGCCTGCTGGCTCTCTTCATCGTATGGGGGGTCGTTTCTGCTCGCAGGGAATATTATGCGCGAACGGACGATCAGCATATTTTTCAGAATGTTACGATTGCAGCCGTTCACCCGGCTGCGCTTGCGAGCTTTTATATAGAAGCTCTGGGGTGCGAAATTATCCCGGCTGACGGTGGATTTGAATTGCCCGGTGAATCAAGCGCTATCGTATTGCGTTTACCCGGGTACAGACAGGGTCCGACCCTGCGTATCATTCCCTGCTCCACATCTCCACTCTGCGGGCCGCTTGAAGTGAACGACCGGGGCTATGCTCATCTGTGCTTTGAGACGAATGATGTTCCCGGCCTTGTTCAAAAGGCCGTTGAAGCAGGCGGAACGATCAGCAGTACCTTCGATCGCATAGAAAAATCTCTGAGCGTTTATACAAAAGATCCCGAAGGAAATACAATCGAGGTTCATATTCCATTACCGGCTCCCTTTAATCCTTACACGTTTTACAGAGCCCTGAAATCGGTGTGGCAGATTAAACGTCGCCGGTCAGATCCGCAAAGATCGAAAGTGCGCTTCATTCATGTGAATATCATTTCAGAGGACTGGAAAGAAACGGCAGAGTTCTATCGGAAGACGATTCATGCAAGGCCAACAGGCATGAAAAGAGACTATAAAGGCCTGTTCATTGAACAGATGGTCGGCATAAAAGGCGTTACGGTAAAAGGTCGGCACATAGCGCTTCCAGGCTACCGCAATGGAGGGCCCACGTTTGAGCTTTTCACTTATAACAAACCGGCAAATCAAGGCCCTCCCGGCCTGGCAGATCGCGGAATCATTGCTACCGGATTTCTTGTTCATGACCTGATGCAGACAGTGACGGCGATTGAAACTGCTGGCGGGCAGATCATCCGGCGACCGGAAAACGGTATGGCCGTCGTGACGGATCGGGATCGAAACATAATTCAACTTGTGCAAAGGTAG
- a CDS encoding radical SAM protein, translating into MAVLTDTLRLTETFLSLQGEGEHAGLLCYFIRTAGCDLRCRWCDTDYSWTGGVKHSLDDIVAGIPEGVTLVQITGGEPLLQKEAVIELIKRLSAEYAVLLETGGHRSIEGLPPATHIVLDIKLPGSNEAHHNFADNLPFLKSSDEIKFVIADRRDYEAARSWINEHRLHQLCKLLVSPVFGEIAPSDLAQWVIEDRLPVRMQLQQHKLIWDPNRRGV; encoded by the coding sequence ATGGCCGTTCTGACCGATACGCTGCGCCTGACAGAGACCTTTCTGTCCCTTCAGGGAGAGGGAGAGCATGCCGGTCTGCTCTGTTATTTCATCAGAACGGCCGGATGCGATCTTCGCTGCCGTTGGTGCGATACGGACTATTCATGGACGGGCGGCGTGAAGCATTCGCTCGACGATATCGTCGCCGGCATCCCCGAAGGCGTGACGCTTGTGCAGATCACGGGCGGTGAGCCGCTCTTGCAGAAAGAGGCCGTGATCGAGCTGATCAAACGCCTGTCCGCAGAGTATGCTGTGCTGCTTGAGACGGGAGGACATCGCTCGATTGAAGGCCTGCCGCCGGCAACGCATATCGTGCTTGATATCAAACTGCCCGGATCAAACGAAGCGCATCATAACTTTGCCGATAACCTGCCCTTCTTGAAAAGCAGCGACGAGATTAAGTTCGTCATCGCTGATCGACGGGATTATGAAGCGGCCCGCAGCTGGATCAACGAACACCGGTTGCATCAACTCTGCAAGCTGCTTGTCTCGCCCGTATTCGGCGAGATTGCTCCGTCTGATCTTGCGCAGTGGGTCATTGAAGATCGTCTGCCCGTGCGCATGCAGCTTCAGCAGCACAAGCTGATCTGGGATCCGAACCGTCGCGGCGTATAA
- a CDS encoding transglutaminase-like domain-containing protein yields MKTISASKADGLLQKTTLLDYDAPTIQRLVKERRWQSLPERERIRSVYEFVRDEILFGYNRADEIPASEVLSDGIGQCNTKATLLMALFRAVGLRCRFHGFTIHKELQKGAITGIWYRMAPKEIVHSWVEVQLEDEWFFLEGVILDRPYLKALQARSRQNAGSGSYCGFGACTGDIMNPIVDFDGNHTYIQADGIARDFGLYNDPDSFYAEHSQALSTLKKWLFSHYIRHRMNDNVRRIRG; encoded by the coding sequence ATGAAAACAATCTCTGCATCAAAGGCCGACGGCCTTCTTCAAAAGACGACACTGCTTGATTACGACGCTCCGACCATTCAGCGATTGGTCAAAGAGCGACGCTGGCAGTCTCTTCCCGAACGCGAGCGCATCCGTTCTGTTTACGAGTTTGTTCGCGACGAGATCCTCTTCGGTTATAATCGCGCCGACGAGATCCCCGCATCAGAGGTACTGTCGGATGGCATCGGTCAGTGCAACACAAAGGCGACTCTGCTTATGGCTCTCTTTCGCGCCGTCGGGTTACGCTGTCGCTTTCACGGATTCACGATTCACAAAGAGCTTCAGAAAGGAGCGATTACTGGAATCTGGTACAGGATGGCTCCGAAAGAGATCGTGCATAGCTGGGTGGAGGTGCAACTTGAGGATGAATGGTTCTTTCTTGAAGGCGTGATCCTCGACCGTCCGTATCTGAAAGCGCTTCAGGCGAGAAGCAGACAAAACGCAGGCTCCGGTTCCTACTGTGGCTTTGGAGCTTGCACAGGCGACATCATGAATCCGATCGTGGACTTTGACGGCAACCATACCTACATACAGGCCGACGGCATCGCACGCGACTTCGGCCTGTATAACGATCCCGATTCTTTCTATGCCGAGCACAGCCAGGCTCTATCGACGCTCAAGAAGTGGCTTTTCAGCCACTATATTCGACATCGCATGAACGACAACGTGCGTCGCATTCGTGGTTAA
- the queD gene encoding 6-carboxytetrahydropterin synthase QueD: MEIIKSFRFEAAHYLPKLPETHKCRRMHGHSFKFDVHVEGPLDPELGWVMDFGDISRLVKPLVEELDHYLLNEISGLENPTSEVIAVWIWNRLKPGLPGLSRIVVYETCTARCEYRG; the protein is encoded by the coding sequence ATGGAAATCATCAAAAGCTTTCGATTTGAAGCGGCACATTATCTGCCGAAACTGCCCGAGACGCATAAATGCCGTCGCATGCACGGGCATTCGTTCAAGTTCGACGTGCACGTCGAAGGGCCGCTTGATCCCGAGCTCGGATGGGTGATGGATTTCGGCGACATCAGCCGTCTTGTGAAGCCGCTTGTCGAAGAGCTCGATCATTATCTTCTGAATGAGATCTCCGGGCTTGAGAATCCGACGTCAGAGGTCATCGCCGTCTGGATCTGGAATCGACTGAAGCCAGGACTGCCCGGGCTATCACGCATCGTCGTATATGAAACGTGCACGGCCCGGTGTGAGTACAGGGGTTAG